A window of Cyprinus carpio isolate SPL01 chromosome A6, ASM1834038v1, whole genome shotgun sequence genomic DNA:
ATTGGTTCAGTTGTTGTAAGTCTAGAATGGGCTGAAGTCCACCATTCTTCTTTGGTTCCAGGAAACATTTTGAGAATCTATTGAGATGTTCATTGGTGCTTATCTGAACAATTGCCTTTTTCTGTAATAGGGTTGTAATCTTGTTGGCTAAAATTTGTGCTTGGACTGGGTCTTTGACTACGGTCATATGAACCCCTGAAAAGGTAGGAAGATGCTGTCTGAACTGTATACTGGATCCCTTCTTGATGATATCTAGGACCCAGGCATCTGATGTGAACTTCTCTCAACTGTCCAGGCGTATTTGGGAGCTTGCTCCAATGACTCCAAGACCATTATGCAGAGCCTCCCCAGGGTTTGGGACTCCTGGGAGTACACTTCTTAAGAGATCCTCCCCTAGCTGGAGTTTGAGGCTGGTCAGTTTGGTAAGATTGTCTGGTGCCTTTATTATGGGATTGATAAACCCTAGTTCATCTTCTGTCATACCTATCAAGTGCCAAGATCTTCGCTGCACTTAAAAATGCAAGAATGAATGTCCGCGTGCAGGCTCCACTTCTCTGAAGCAGCAGACCTAGATTCATCCTCGTCGTCATCTTCATCCTTCCCCTTACTACCATAAAGGGAATCATTTGCATACAGTGAAATGATATCCTTTGAATCTTCCTTTTCTTCCAGGTATGATAATTAATCGGCCAAAGAGGGTGCAGGAGGATGTGTACAAGGTTGTGGGATGTAGTGCTGCTAAAATCTGTATCTGAGTATCATCCTTGGGTTTCTGTACTGCTGTGACCCTCCCACATTTATTCTGAGGCATGTCAGAACATGAAAATCTAGTAGAACTGTCAGGGATATGATCCCTGTGGCGATTGTGTGGATGTTTCACCACTAAAGGACTATTAGAAACCACTACTTTCCTATTACCAGTTGTGTGTCTGGCTGGCTGCACCCTTTCCTGTAACGTTAACCCTACTGCTACTGCACAGGGGTTCTCGATATCATCAAGTAAATGCTGGATACCCCAACAGGATGGGCATTCTCTATGTCCATCTCGTTGGTGTATATTGTGGTTGAAGAGTAAATATTGCGATTTCAGAGAGATTTGACATGTCTAATTGAACAGAACATGATGTTAACTAAGAAGTTcttgtggggaagttgtggcctaatggttagagagtttgactcctaaccctaaggttgtgggttcgagccaagtttggtgacccatactcagaattcgtgctctgcatttaacccatccaaagtgcacacacacacacacacaccatgaacacacacccggagcagtgggcattaTGCAGTGggttatgctgcggcgcccggggagcagttgggggttcgatgccttgctcaagggcacctcagtcgtggtattgccggcccaagactcgaacccacaacctttgggttaggagtcaaactctctaaccattaggccatgacttctaCATGAAGGTCAGAAATATTAATAAGTAGTAATAAACAGTAGTAATATTGTACTCACAGTTGTCCTGATGTGCAGAATATCAGCATGAATGTCACACAAAGAATGAAGATCAGAAGCTGTTCGTCTGATATGTACTTGAATGATTCTCATGAAATCTGTCAAGACGTAAATGAAGCCATTATTTAGGTCCATTAAGGTCAAATTTCCCCCATATATGGTATTTATGGGTGATTTTATAATTGCAGGCATATTTGGTGTCCAAGCcattatttaatttagatttaattatacCTCTTTATATTAgctctatttttaataattgtaattaattgttaCACTTCACTGTCATGAAATGTACgttaaattctatatatatatatatatatatatagaaggaaTTAACCAAGCTCTCCCCCAGCCAATATTCTCAATTATAGAGTTCCAAAAATATTTCCCTCTAGgagatatttaattttatttttgaaaaaaaattacaaaaatgtttgttattgcttttctcagttagcttaaccatagtttgagaaaaaaaaaaattaatgctaaaaaaaaaacagtatacaaaAACGAAAACAACCATTAAGATAAAAATgatagacaataataataataataataatagtaataataataataataatagtaagttataaataataagtaaataaataatacaataatacgtTTTTTTCCCAGTATGGCCCTCTATGACGTCATAAAGGGCGGGACTCATTGTCAAGATAAAAATGAtagacaataataacaataataataataagttataaataataagtaaataaataatacaataatacgtTTTTTCCCCCAGTATGGTCCTCTATGACATCATAAAGGGCGGGACTCcttgtatgggcacttctccCGGAAGAGCACGCCCACATCAAACAAAGAGAGAGCAAGAGCACGGGACTGCCTCCAGGAGGATTTGTCATCTTGTTTCTAGATTACGAAATCAACAATGTCaccaaaaaagtgtgtttttggttgcaAGGGAAAGATAAGCTTGTACAGCTTCCCGAAGAACCCAGCATTAAGgcaacagtggatgcagtttgttttccCGGGGCAGCAGCGGAGTTGCacgcatgtgtttgtttgttcccgTCATTTCAGTGATGAATGCTTTTTAAACAAGACCCAGTTTGACGCTGGGTTTGCAGATCGTTTGAAAATGAAAGATGCAGCGATCCCAGAAATAAAAGATCCGGGTCATGAGTCGAAACCGCAGGCGGTAagtaaaatgaaatcaaatctgTGTTCAAGTGCATGTCATGTAAACAAATAGTGAATCAAAAGTTACCCAGACACGgtgtattttgtgttaaacaCCATAAGTGTACATTGTTAAAACCCCTTCAAACAAACTGGGTCAAGTATGGCTGGATCTGATTGTTAGTTATAGTTAATTTAAGACGATAAAGTTTTTGTTCCTGTGTAATTAATATCTCAGCCTGCAGACGATCGCTGCACAAAAGCTGCGCGTGCTCGCGattctttagctccgcccacgacACGCTCCTCCAGGAGCTAAAGCTGTTTCTGTCTTAAACCTGAAGACGCTTCTGAGATATTAAGGACGCAGTACTATGTGCGCaagattggcagaaactgtgtgcatgtgcatgtatgCAAGTTGGCGCTCCAGTCCAGCAGGGGGCGGAAGTGCGTCATGCTTTTTTGGTCACCCGCGCAGAGCTCACGGCGGAAGTAGCGCAGAGTTTTCAGCTCAAAGCGTTTCAGGTCTCTTTTGTGATTTTACATCACGGTGTGCTTTTTGGTTTTATGAGCGTCTGATATACTTGATCGTATCTCGCTCTTTTGTACAGGAcggtttacattatttaaattttacagagAAGCGAGCATCTGAACGGAtgtcttttattataatattccttatagaaagaaaaaagtcgcgtttataacatttttatgatttattgagcaccTTTTTGTGTTCAGGTTAATTTTGCATGGTAAAACTAGAGTTAAAAATTGTTCTCATGTAAAAGTTTTGTATTTGGAACGTTTTATTAAACGCTTTTTTATGTTTAGATTTGACCGTTTTACCGTATTAACGCAGACATTCAGGTGAAAACCATAAACAAGTTATTGTAAATATTCTTTGAACTAAGAGTGAGTAACATTCTTTACTGGCCATATGaatattactaaattatattaatataacgaaagtttgtttacatcattaatggtcaaatatacaatataaaattaataaaaatatttgcccACAACTAATCATGTGTAAATGAGTTTTATCAGTTCATCATGAACGCATCTTTTAATAATCAtgaagtgtttgtgttcagatgttgagCATGAAAGCGCAGGTGGATGTGGTCTGCTGTAAATCAGTAGGAACTGATCTGTCCATGCTGGATATTGaggatttcatcacagaaatctGTCAGCTGAAGAAAGAGGTGGCTTCACTGGAGACAAagctgagagaaagaggagacaAACTGAACAGAGAGGTTTGAACAGATCTTCATTTCATCTTTAGCTGCTCATATGGACTGATTGTTATGTGACGTAACATCTTATTTTGAATCATACTATTGCTAGATATATGACTGATTGTGTTTGTCAGGATGTGGAGCAGGTTTCAGTGCGTGTGACTGATGGGACAGAAGCTCAGGATTCAGTCTGGCGCGTCAGAGATCAGAGATCCAGAGACACACAGGACTCAGAGCTCAGCCTCACTTTACTCTGTTATACTGACGCTCAGGATCATGAATCCACTGATCAAACCTCTGACTGTAACGCTGGAGAACAGCAGATGCTGCAGACGCCGCTGAAGATGTGCTCCGTCAAACTGGTGGACTGCAGGAACCTGATCGAGAGCAGAGGAGAAGAAACCACCGcagagaaagaacaacaacacactGATGAGGAAGAGCAGGAGGATGATGAGAataatgaggatgatgatgatgaggatttCATTCCTCCAGGTTTGTTTCTTCCTTTATGACcttttgttgtgcttgttttggccaaatatcaaataatgtttgttttgtacaaccccaaatcagaaaaaaatggtaaattttgaaaaaaaaggcaaaattaaatacaaaagaacacctaaaaaaaaggcaaaagtacatagaaaagatttccaatgttttcactgaccaaattaattgtattttgtaaatataaataaatgtttatgttgaTGGCTGCAGCACACTCTAAAAAAGTTGGGAGAGAGGGATGTTTAACACTGTGTCCAGTGCTGCGTTAAGCCTTTGCAGGCCCCCCCACATACCCTtccttataaataaaaataaactcgaTGCGCACGTCATCATAATCCCACAAATGAGTACATTTCACCACACTGAAATTGTGACTGCACAAAGGTGTAATAATTTAGGTggatactgtgaaattacatacattATGGCATAACATTTGACAGCACGACTGAACGTCTATGAAACGTCAGtcaataaagaatttttaaacaatggcaattAAAAATTTGAACTAAAATTGTATTGCAATGTAGCAATGAATGCCTGAAATGCATTGTAGCCTATGAAGGCATGaaaagagtgtgagtgtgggctgcttttggtgcttgaatttgttttccaataatgaggtccaagtttaataATACGCTAgaagttaaaatttaaaaaaattataactttgtttctttgtttaacaACATAAACTTACAAAAGTGAAAGACGTCTTCCCTGAGGTAGATTGTATGTTGTGCTTGAGATCAATAATCACGTCTCTTAGCCAAAACTGatttgcagaaatcaaaacatAAGTCCCACTCACTGTGAAGCGCGAGCGACTAGCAGCtaaggattccgcttggtcttaaagccttccttccATACAATGacttgtaaaaataattaatttgttatttgtatgatCTAGGAGGCCAATGCAGAATGTTTCTGTATTATACGGAACGGTTGGCAACCCTATTTATGATATGAAATAGAATTTTCTCAGGGACTGCAGCCTATGTCGCCCATTAGGATAACGTGGCCTCACTGTGTGCGTCTAAAAGGGTCAGGCACAAACATAACTGTGTCCCATGCCTTTTCAACGCTAATTCGGGTCTTTAGGAAAACCTGACAGTACaattttaacgccaaaagacggtttgcgctgGTGCACGCTGTTAGTAAAACTAGCCCCTAGTCAGATTTTCATGCCCTTTCAATAGCATAAACTGTGCATTTGCATAACATCTCTGTTATCAGAAAACCCACAACAAAAAACAGCTCTGATCATGGTGTCCTCCATTCTCCAGTTGTTAATGTTTGTATATGCTGAGAATAAAGATGTCTCTATTGGCCGCTTCAGAGTTCACGCTGTCGGTGCAAATGCAGCTAGGAAAATAGTCTGAGGGAGAAATTGGTCCTCTAGGAACGACCCTGCTGGCTAGCTCCAGAACGTAGTTCCTAGAACTACATGGCGTGAAAGCGCCTTTAGATTCCTGAGAGATACAAGGAGGTTGAATCCTCCGAGATCATGCCTTATCCCCTCTTGGGATCTCTCAATGGTTCTGCGGGTCTTACAGAGAGAGTGCCCTCTCTATGAAGACAGCCTTAGTGACTGTGCTTACTTCAGTCAAGAGGGTGGGGGATCTGCAAGCCCTCTCTGTCAATGAAATGTGCCTAGAAATTGGGCTGGCAGACTCTCACATGTTCCTGAGACCCTGAcctggatatgtgcccaaggATCCCACTACTCCCTTTAGGGACCAAGTGGTGACCCTGCAGGTTCTCCCTTCTTTCGGGGGAGACCCAACCCCGTCTCTGTTGTGCCCACTGTGAGCCCTGCGCATCTATTTGGAATGCACACAGATTTTCAGATCATCTGCACAGCtttatagcccctttcacactgcgattccagaaaatacacaggtaatgtgtcccggcagtTGTTTCcggggtcgctagattttgcccctttcacactgccagtgattacccggaatatgtgcgtgcgttcacacacaacccgtaaaggtcccgtgaagacacgtgatatcagggtgtgacgtgtaatatACGAGTCAAAAATGgcaggcacgttaactttcactaaagctggcgaacgatctcagcgtcagcgcggaaagtgaggaactaactgatctctgcttcgttacagtttgcacatatttgtttcgttgCGAACGTTGagctgccttcaaaacacgctaaaagagtcgcgcgataacgtgcatcatcactacaatacggcattagttctggcttttgttcacacatcgctcgttccgggactgaacccggcaatgttactaggtccccaacccaggatcaatcccggaatcaataaccagatgtgtttgcgttcacacagaaggcgacccggcaattttccgggtccaacatgcagtgtgaaagggacTTATGTCTGCTTTGGAAGACAGCTGAAGGGGAAGGCCATCTCCAAACAGAGAATCTCCCTCTGGATTCCTTTAGCAATTCCATAGGATGCATCTCACCTCCCTTCAGGATGTGTTCTCATAGTGATCTTTTCACACTAGAGGAAGTGAATGTTCACAACCAGGTTCACCaggtgtttaatttttattattatgtttaagcAGAAGAACAGGCTTCTGGCTGATATAATCTCTGACATTGTGGCAACTGTCCCAAGTTGAAGGACAAGGTGGTCTTCCTTCCTGGGCATTGGAAGGTTTTGAGGATGAGAGGTGCATTTGAATCCGCACCACAGTGGACTTGTAATGCAGTTCAAACACTTGTGGCACTtaatataatgttgttgttgttgttatttcctTTATTTAGCTAGCAATGTCTCATTTGAGATAATAACAATCTATTCTTCCAAAGAGACCTGGTCAAAAGAGACCCCTAAAAAGTATAGGGACCCCTAGTGTTGGAACTTTGAGTCAAGGTCAGTGTGACTGAGATTAGTTTTGCTATTTTATAACCTTTTCGCCTCTGTCCCAAATTTTTGGAGTGTGttgggcagtcgtggcctaatggtgagAGAGTTGGTCTTGTAactcaaaggttgtgggtttgagtcggtctggcaggaattgtagttgtggggagtgaatgaccagcactttcttccaccctcaataccacgactgaggagagacccttgagcaagaactgaacccccaactgctccccagtttggctgcccactgctccgggtgtgtgttcacggtgtgtgtgtgtgtgtgcacttggatggatgaaatgcagagcacgaattccgagtatgggacaccacacGTCACATCCTCTCCTTTCCTTTTCCTTACCATTAAAATccaaatttgtttatatttacaaaacacGTGAAACCATTGGAGATCTTTTCTTTGAAATTTTGTCAGTTAAATGAGAatttaagaaaattaacaaatcacagGTTATTGTTGTCCCAACGTTGGGGTTGTGGTATATTGTGACAATTATTTATACGAGTAgcataataataattgttcattaattaattgtaaaaataacaaagcaTCACGCAGACATATGCTTTTGTGTGGAGCATTTACTACACACCAAGCTGTGGAAAACAGTTGCATTTTATCAGTGTCGATCTGACCTGGACgcatattttgttaataaattatgTGGATGTTGTCTAACTCTATTCAACTacattttaagattgttttattaaagttttgttgcTTTCAGATGTGAGTTGTGGTTCATCCTCTGATGGAGATGAAGAAACAGTCTCGACCTCAAAAGAGCAGCTGAAGACCAAGAGTTTCTCCTGCAGCACCTGTGGAAAAACACTGAGTTCAGAGGGTCATTTAGCGAGACACGAgagaacacacacagaacagaaagACTTCAGCTGTAAGATATGCAACATCAGCTATAAAAACGCAGAAGAgaggagacttcattcaaaagagCACAGCGGGAAGAAGGAGTTTCACTGTGAACAGTGTGGGAAGGATTTTTTCACCACTGCTCAAATTATGAAAGCTCATATAAAGACACACGACAAAAAGTctttccactgcagtgaatgtgaCAAGTATTTCAGCACCAAAGGAAATCTTGTTGTTCATAACCGAATCCACACGGGAGAAAGACCGTACAAGTGCCCTCACTGCGGGAGAAGATTCATGTATGGATCTCATCTGAAGACACATGTGCGTTTGCACACCAATGAGAGACCGTATCAGTGCAGTGAATGTGGGAAAACCTTTAGGCAGTTGTTTAGTCTACATTCACACCAAAAAATGCACTCAGGTGAGAAACCGTTTCAGTGCAAACACTGTGACAAACGATTCCTTCACAAATCCTACCTGAGCTATCATGAGAGgacccacactggagagaaaccatatctGTGCTCCTACTGCGGGAAGAGCTTTGCTAGTCCAGTTCTTTTTGGAGTTCATCAGAGagtccacactggagaaaaaccgtATCACTGCAGCGTTTGTGATAAGAGTTTTagtaaatacattacattacaaaaccACAAGAGGACTCATACTGGAGAAAGACCTTTCAAATGCTCACAGTGTGACAAGACATTTGCTCGATCAGACGTCCTGAAGGTCCATCAGCGAGTTCAtacaggagagaaaccttactCCTGCTCCATCTGCGGCGAGAGATTCGCTTATTTAGGTAGTTTTCAGACCCACCAGAACAAACACACTAAAGAACAAACTGCTCCAGAATCATCTGAGTGACTTTCATCAATcaatcagggaaaaaaaaacttgctaatgtacatccagccggttgttatcgcagaataaaGCGTGAAAGGATGTTGTATAAGACTTAAGGGctttattttgcaataacaacCGGTGGAcatacattatcccacttattacatgaCTGCttgccaaacaaaaaaataaaataaataactttagaCACAAACATTGTTCtaagttgaaatatttgaacacaaagTTTTCATGAAAAAAGCAGTTGCTAGCAAGAGGCAAGTTCAAACTACACGGACGGATACCGGTGCAGTCATAGCACTTATTACACAACAATTCACCACATAATTAAATAGAGAAAAGATACTGATTTAagattaaacacttttaaaatcttaccagtttgttagctatcttataatccattacagtgtacaaaactaTCGttgcaaaatggcagcagctgtgtttgtatgaaacgcAATATCagaatgacataattaaatagtTGTACACATATTTAATCGAGTTTTAATACCTTATTAGCTCACCAAACGCAGAGCtttcaccaagaaaaaaaaagcaatcgcATAGCGCCAAATGCAGTTACACGGATGAGTCTGTGTTGTTAGCTTTCACTGGTTGTTATCAGAGAATAACATACCTTGGAATGTGATTACtgatcaatcagaatcaagcactCCACAGAAACACACTTCCCCATTTTACAGTGAGCTGATAGATGTTGTTTAACGAGCTGTGGACAGACTGCTAGATTGGGATAGCGTGCCGGTGCAAAATCAGGCCCAATCTGAACTGAATGATCGTTTCTTGACTAGCCGCACTCCATCCCAACACTGTAGGCCTCTCTCTTTTTTCCAAGACCTCCACCATGAGTTTTGAGGTCTTGGAACCAACTTTTTCTGGCACGTATAACTAATCCTGATGCCACTGCCGCCCCCATTTCTAAGGAGGGCCTGTTTGGGGACTCCGTGGTGAAGAAGTTTCAGGCAGCTCATCCCGCGCAGGTCCAGTGAGGTTGAGTATCAACCACCTGTGGTTCATTCGCGCTTGTCCTCTTTACAGTGCCCTCGTGAGGTCCAGCGGAGTGAGCCATCGCCTATGGCGCCCCCTCATAAGGATTATGGTCCTAGGTCTCGCCCACCCATGCCAACGCAAATGGATAGACCTAAGTTCGACGGCCAAGGCCTCTAGTTCTCAGGCTCCTAGTAGTACTTCCTGAGTCCTTTGATCATCTTTGCAGGCCAGGCCCTCCTTTGCAGAGTTTGGACGAACCGCACAAGCACATTTGCCTCTCTCATTGTGGCCTCCCGGCTCAGATCTTAGCTGTCCCGCCACATACTGCACCTCGGAAGGTCTTAGGTCGAGTATCCACAACAAGCAGTTCCTCAGATACTCTGGGCTTTATAGCCTTCAGAGTCCAAGAGAAAGCCCTAGGGTCATGCGTGCGTGCCCCGTTTATGATGGCCTTCAAAGCCCCCACTCTCAT
This region includes:
- the LOC109067859 gene encoding zinc finger protein 420-like; this encodes MIKMLSMKAQVDVVCCKSVGTDLSMLDIEDFITEICQLKKEVASLETKLRERGDKLNREDVEQVSVRVTDGTEAQDSVWSVRDQRSRDTQDSELSLTLLCYTDAQDHESTDQTSDCNAGEQQMLQTPLKMCSVKLVDCRNLIESRGEETTAEKEQQHTDEEEQEEDENEHDDDEEDFIPPDVNGGSSSDGDEETVSTSKEQLKSFSCSTCGKTFSKQGNLTRHKIIHTKPKQKQKDFTCRRCKISLPTAEERRLHSKEHNVKKEFHCEQCGKVFFIHSVLKVHLKTHGEKSFHCSECDKYFSTKGNLDVHKRIHTGERPHKCPHCEKTYNQGSHLTKHMRVHTNERPYQCSECGKTFTDTSCLKSHQNIHSDEKPFQCKHCDKRFRQISHLNRHERIHTGEKPYLCSDCGKSFSNQTHFKEHQRVHTGEKPYHCSVCEKKFSKYATLQRHTLTHTGERPFKCSQCDKTFARSGVLKVHQRVHTGEKPYSCSICGERFAYLGSFQTHQNKHTKEQTAPESSEAYLGACSNDSKTIMQSLPRITKSTMSPKKCVFGCKGKISLYSFPKNPALRQQWMQFVFPGQQRSCTHVFVCSRHFSDECFLNKTQFDAGFADRLKMKDAAIPEIKDPGHESKPQAMLSMKAQVDVVCCKSVGTDLSMLDIEDFITEICQLKKEVASLETKLRERGDKLNREDVEQVSVRVTDGTEAQDSVWRVRDQRSRDTQDSELSLTLLCYTDAQDHESTDQTSDCNAGEQQMLQTPLKMCSVKLVDCRNLIESRGEETTAEKEQQHTDEEEQEDDENNEDDDDEDFIPPDVSCGSSSDGDEETVSTSKEQLKTKSFSCSTCGKTLSSEGHLARHERTHTEQKDFSCKICNISYKNAEERRLHSKEHSGKKEFHCEQCGKDFFTTAQIMKAHIKTHDKKSFHCSECDKYFSTKGNLVVHNRIHTGERPYKCPHCGRRFMYGSHLKTHVRLHTNERPYQCSECGKTFRQLFSLHSHQKMHSGEKPFQCKHCDKRFLHKSYLSYHERTHTGEKPYLCSYCGKSFASPVLFGVHQRVHTGEKPYHCSVCDKSFSKYITLQNHKRTHTGERPFKCSQCDKTFARSDVLKVHQRVHTGEKPYSCSICGERFAYLGSFQTHQNKHTKEQTAPESSE